The Streptomyces sp. NBC_00775 genome includes the window CGCGACCTCGGCCGCGACAGCGGATGTACCGCGGCCCTGACCCGTCTCGTAGACCACGGTCACCTCGCCCCCCTCCCCGCTCAGTGCCACATGCGCGCAGGTCAGAACCCAGTTGGGGGCGACGAAAAACCCACTCCCGAGGAACGTGCCGGGCTCGTCCAGGGCATACCCGGCCCCCGAGCGATGGATGCGTACGGTCGCCGCCCTGACGAGATCACTCAGCGCACGGTGAGCGTTCTGCGGGCCGCCCGGTGCGCCCCGGGCGTACCCCTCTGTCATGCCCCGCCCCCGACGGAGGCGTCACCGGAGCCGCCGTGCGCCGGGGCGCCGGTCTGCGCGCCGGGCGCCGGATCCGGCTGCGCGGCGCTCTCGGGAGGGTCGAGGTCCGGTGGCCCGCCGTTCCAGGTGAGCGTGACGGTGATACCGGCCTTGGCCTCACCATCGGCGAGGAGGCCGACCACCTTGCCCGCCTTGGCCGTCAGTTCGATCCCGAACTCGACACTCACCTCGTCGGGCCGCACGGCGCGCAACGGCGCGGCCAACGAGCGCGCGACACTCGTGATCACCGACTGCAGGCTCTCGACCTGCGCCTCGACCCGCTCCCCGAACCCGGTGTCCGTGAACGACAGCCCGCCGGAGCCCTCCAGCTCGTCGGCCCCCGAGATCCGCGCCCACACCGGCGTCCCGTCCGGCATCTCGATCCGTGCGATCCGGGT containing:
- a CDS encoding CU044_2847 family protein, whose amino-acid sequence is MGDAVTRIARIEMPDGTPVWARISGADELEGSGGLSFTDTGFGERVEAQVESLQSVITSVARSLAAPLRAVRPDEVSVEFGIELTAKAGKVVGLLADGEAKAGITVTLTWNGGPPDLDPPESAAQPDPAPGAQTGAPAHGGSGDASVGGGA